Proteins co-encoded in one Syngnathoides biaculeatus isolate LvHL_M chromosome 22, ASM1980259v1, whole genome shotgun sequence genomic window:
- the ndr2 gene encoding nodal-related 2, with translation MRSSRGSLLLPVLLLLLLVVVVLIQRTRGVHLQLGRDGARAHGLRERAGAAQGSGHHPPPTYMVHLYRNFRANASASAERRADTVRSLTAKGLTYGLGRWAATFDLHALLPDKRIQAAELRLRLPPGAPEARVAVYHQHGPGCHPASDVCREEPQRVGLLGPSSLVSSFRSWRVFNVTGPLLAWQRQRSSHGVRRRGLTRKRKGGGGGGAPPAGSSAAVDRALLVVFSRTGSDRSPGAEAGLLHTAERSKFLSLAESGRPDGRRSKRGQEERPSGAGESACRRVDLHVDFQRIGWGSWIVFPKRYNAYRCQGSCPGPLSADLNPTNHAYVQSLLNHYHPDRAASPCCAPTRMSPLSMLYYENGEMLLRHHEDMMVDECGCL, from the exons ATGCGCTCATCGCGAGGCTCCCTGCTGCTGccggtcctcctcctcctcctcctcgtcgtcgtcgtcctcatcCAGCGAACTCGGGGAGTCCACCTGCAGCTCGGCCGCGACGGAGCTCGGGCGCACGGCCTGCGGGAGCGCGCCGGGGCCGCCCAGGGAAGCGGCCACCACCCGCCGCCCACCTACATGGTGCACCTCTACCGCAACTTCCGGGCCAACGCGTCGGCGTCGGCGGAGAGGCGAGCGGACACCGTGAGGAGTTTGACGGCCAaag GTTTGACTTACGGACTCGGGCGCTGGGCGGCCACGTTCGACCTGCACGCCCTCCTGCCCGACAAGCGGATCCAAGCGGCCGAGTTGAGACTGCGGCTCCCCCCGGGCGCCCCAGAGGCCCGGGTGGCCGTGTACCACCAGCACGGCCCCGGGTGCCACCCGGCGTCGGACGTCTGCCGCGAAGAGCCGCAGCGGGTGGGCCTGCTGGGTCCCTCCTCCCTGGTGTCGTCCTTCCGCAGCTGGAGGGTCTTCAACGTGACGGGCCCGCTCCTCGCCTGGCAGCGCCAGAGATCCTCGCACGGGGTCCGACGGCGAGGGCTCACCCGGAAGAGGaagggcgggggcgggggcggggcccCGCCCGCCGGATCGAGCGCGGCCGTCGACCGAGCCTTGCTGGTGGTCTTTTCGCGCACCGGCTCGGATCGGAGCCCCGGAGCCGAGGCCGGCTTGCTCCACACGGCCGAGCGCTCAAAGTTCTTGAGCCTGGCCGAGAGCGGGCGGCCCGACGGGCGCAGGAGCAAGCGGGGTCAGGAGGAGCGCCCGAGCGGGGCCGGCGAGTCGGCGTGCCGCAGAGTGGACCTGCACGTGGATTTTCAGCGGATCGGCTGGGGGTCCTGGATCGTCTTCCCCAAACGGTACAATGCGTACCGCTGCCAAGGATCCTGCCCGGGACCCTTGAGCGCAGACCTCAACCCCACCAATCACGCCTACGTGCAG AGTTTACTGAACCATTACCACCCCGACCGAGCGGCCTCGCCGTGCTGCGCCCCCACCAGGATGAGCCCGCTGAGCATGCTTTACTACGAGAACGGCGAGATGCTCCTGCGCCATCACGAGGACATGATGGTGGACGAGTGCGGTTGCCTGTGA